Sequence from the Marinitoga litoralis genome:
TAAATTCTGAATTTTTAGGCTGTAAATATAACTCACTGCTTAGATATGTTTTTATTCCTATTTCTTTTGCTTTCTTCTCTAATACCTCATATGTTTCTTTTATCTTTGCTATATCTGTTTTTATCGTTGGATGATTTATGTGCGGTGTGAAGAATACTGTGTTTATATTATTTTTTTTATACTCTCTCAGTATTTCTATTGCCTCATCAATAGTTTTTAAACCATCATCCACATCAGGTAATATATGATTATGCATATCAAACATGAAATCCCCATCCTTTTTTATATCTCTTTTTATTCCTGATATAAAACTTTGAATCCCTGATATTTTACTGTTTTCATATTTTTTTATCCATTCGTGGAGTTTTTCCGTTTTTTTGGA
This genomic interval carries:
- a CDS encoding CpsB/CapC family capsule biosynthesis tyrosine phosphatase, giving the protein SKKTEKLHEWIKKYENSKISGIQSFISGIKRDIKKDGDFMFDMHNHILPDVDDGLKTIDEAIEILREYKKNNINTVFFTPHINHPTIKTDIAKIKETYEVLEKKAKEIGIKTYLSSELYLQPKNSEFIPLKDYFVLIELPTTIYPMYLLDKIFDLQLEGYEIILAHVERYQWLQNNESLIKKLKRMNVYFQMNLEYIEKDKYYLKNDLIDFIATDYHGKKRGPINFSLFEKYNDIMEKGKKILKI